In Monomorium pharaonis isolate MP-MQ-018 chromosome 3, ASM1337386v2, whole genome shotgun sequence, a genomic segment contains:
- the LOC114255497 gene encoding uncharacterized protein LOC114255497 translates to MVDTVEKVLNPVLLTTFFLGFGILRYPSNISRYRLSIFYILTVWSVYAYALYYITSSIKNVFNSPLVFFIMIVNLFVAMISIIIAICEHKKHRQCMKKLSLVDDTLEKLGTAKEYHRMQNLTRQILIMWFLITCISSIFDSFLCMTVHDDIKAILIPYILNYSVYANTLTDIKFVLLLRYIGIRLDNINDHIQQLSETENLKCKNLKTAKNRKHVLWIAM, encoded by the exons ATGGTCGATACTGTAGAAAAAGTTCTTAATCCTGTTCTTTTaacgactttttttttaggtttcGGAATTCTTAGATATCCCTCAAACATATCAAGATATCGCTTGagcattttctatatattaactGTATGGAGTGTTTATGCTTAcgcattatattatataacgtcttccataaaaaatgtattcaatAGTCCATTAGTTTTCTTTATAATgatagtaaatttatttgtggctatgatatcaataattatcGCCATTTGCGAACACaag aaacatcGACAGTGTATGAAAAAACTCAGCCTTGTAGATGATACATTGGAAAAACTTGGGACAGCAAAAGAATATCATAGAATGCAAAATTTGACAAGACAGATCTTAATTATGTGGTTTTTAATAACCTGCATATCATCGATTTTCGATTCTTTCCTATGCATGACAGTGCATGATGATATAAAAGCCATACTTATCCCTTACATTCTGAATTATTCTGTATACGCTAACACACTTACAGATATAAAGTTTGTACTTCTTCTACG aTATATTGGTATTAGACTGGACAATATAAATGATCATATTCAACAATTATCAGAAacggaaaatttaaaatgcaaaaatctaaaaactgCTAAAAATCGTAAACATGTTTTATGGATCGCAATGTAA
- the LOC118644943 gene encoding putative gustatory receptor 28b: MICQISSQLSVKSVVRIMTYTTIQQAFRPLFFTCFIIGLCIYPLNKPTTREKWVLYLSILYSVTLWSIYGYIFYCMVSSLSLAGIFPATISIVVLENNIIITMTSTIFNLYYNKRLQMCIKKLSIVDDTLKELGSLKMYQKIHMWSRRVIAGWVVCSFGLNFHDTLSWQKYLTIIRKETTFWRFIIAHIYNYSFHINALVDLVFMFFLWYIGTRFDEINKHIRNLLIKKEHWLKNTWKKPPVTVHQYTLDIDNYKRVLWSLMHLYLELCRIAREWNMIFRMQMTFEMVSYPLTVTSICYYLYKLLMNKYGLFIPTIVWCRVVSWLFVFVGKFYIINYICENVSVKAYTIEKTINELTNILRYADVWKEIYQFTLHARQYPLKFTGMGLFNFGNKFLIKFCITISTYVIIMIQMSDG; this comes from the exons ATGATATGCCAAATAAGTTCACAACTCAGTGTTAAGTCAGTAGTAAGAATCATGACTTATACCACGATTCAACAGGCCTTTCGACCTCTTTTCTTTACGTGTTTTATTATCGGTTTATGTATTTATCCATTAAATAAACCAACAACTCGGGAAAAATGGGTCCTATATTTAAGCATTTTATATTCTGTGACATTATGGTCTATTTatggttatattttttattgcatggTGAGCTCTCTTTCATTGGCAGGAATATTTCCTGCTACTATTTCAATAGTTGTTTTGGAAAACAACATCATTATCACAATGACATCCACAatctttaatctttattataacaaG agacTTCAAATGTGTATAAAGAAACTTTCTATTGTGGATGATACTTTGAAGGAACTAGGtagtttaaaaatgtatcaaaaaatacatatgtggTCAAGACGAGTGATAGCTGGATGGGTTGTATGCAGTTTTGGTCTGAATTTTCACGACACTTTATCATGGCAAAAATATCtaacaataataagaaaagaaactaCTTTCTGGAGATTCATTATAgctcatatatataattatagttttcaCATTAATGCACTCGTGGATTTAgtatttatgtttttcttaTG GTACATTGGCACTAGAtttgatgaaataaataagCATATACgaaatctattaataaaaaaagagcattggttaaaaaatacatggaAGAAACCTCCAGTGACTGTACATCAATATACTTTGGATATTGATAATTACAAGCGAGTCTTGTGGAGTTTAAT GCATCTTTATTTAGAACTATGTCGGATTGCTCGTGAATGGAATATGATATTTAGAATGCAGATGACTTTTGAAATGGTGTCCTATCCATTAACTGTAACATCAATATGCTACTATTTATACAAGTtgttaatgaataaatatggaTTGTTTATACCAACAATTGTATGGTGTCGAGTAGTTTCCTGGTTGTTTGTATTTGtaggaaaattttacattataaattacatctGCGAAAATGTCAGTGTTaag gcttatacaattgaaaaaacaattaatgaattaacaaatattcttCGATACGCTGACGTTTGGAAAGag ATATATCAGTTCACTTTGCATGCAAGACAGTATCCATTGAAGTTTACTGGAATgggactttttaattttggcaACAAATTCCTCATAAAg TTCTGCATAACAATTTCAACATACGTGATCATCATGATACAAATGTCGGATGGTTGA